The sequence TCGGCCATGAAAAAATGCGATATCCCAAGGGAAAGGAACGATTACAGGCCATGGTCCCTGGATCGTATCCCTGTACGGAACAACAATTACCCTGGACAGAGTGCCTGGACAAGGCACTGGGACTTGATCCTTCTGAATTGAGAGTGCCTATAAACTAGTTTTGGTTGGGACATTTGGCTGTATCTAGCCTCACTTAGTTCTTGCTCATTCCCCAAACAAATCCAATTCTTATAAATCAAAAGCTATACTTTATTATTGTAAACAATCCCTAGAGACGCATCTAACACCGGGGAAAAACTGGCCAAAGGCTTTGTCCATTGTAGTCCTTACAGGCCCGAGGCAGTCAGGGAGTGATACGACAATCACAAATTGTGGCAAAGTGGGTTTAGACACCAATGTCTCCAACATTAGAGAACATGTGCGTCCACCCCCACATTATGCATTAGCGCGGCCGTGTGGCGTACCATCCACTTTGCGAACCCACGGCGATATCACCAAACTCGCCGGCTATTCTATACTTCGGATCACGAGTGTCGAAGGGAAACAGAAAACCCGAATACTCTTGCGTGAGAGTTGGCAGAACACGCTTAAAAGTTAGGAGGCCGGTACCAATAGTTGGATCCCAACGACCGTCCACGAAGTCGCCACTATTTATACTGCCCTCAACAATACCATCTTCCACCTTGAGTATTGTTAGCTTATAGATTCGTCCTGCGGCCATCATATGCCAATCCCCCAAAGGAAGCGCGCTGGAAGACGCGTATGGGCCAGGCCATATAGCTGAAGACGGAAAGCTACCCGGTAGCGATATATCTGCCGCGCGCGCATTGTTGAATGTAGTAACCGCAAGCAATGCGAGCATCACCAAAGTCACTTTGCGAAGAACGCTTACATAGGAAATTTTGTTATCAACGTAAACCATACTTACTCTCCCGAAGTTATGTTGTAGAACAGATCTTCAGTATTGCCGAGGCATTTGGAAAAGGCTGTGCGAAAACTAACAAAATGCCAGAAATCGTATCGTCGATAGAATGGGAACCGGATACTACTCCATTGTCAACAATACGGACTCGATTTCTTCCGCAGAGATACGTATCTCGTTGCTGCGAAATTTTGTATAACTATTTAGCATCGCGTCTCTGTTTGGCTTGTCACTATGAACCGAATACACATATCAACAGGGGATCATGTCTGCAAACAATATGTGTCAGGGCTGTCATCACAACCCCGGCATGATTGGTCAAAAAATTAAAGGCATGCCAACGTCGATACCGCAAAGTCATTACACAGATTTACGCAACACATCGGAAGTGCAAATAAAAACACCGGTCGGCGCGCGATATGTTTGTACACAGTGTCATGTACCTCAGGCGAATGTTCAGCCGTTGGTGGGGAATACGTTTCAGGAGTGATTCGCTTCAAAAGGGGTAAATAAAAGTGGCGCCTCGGCGTTGAATTTGGCCCCCACTTAATTCTTGCCGAATCACTATACGAAACCTACACTTACAAATCGAAAGTTATGGTTTGCAATTGTAAATGATCCCCAGAGACGCTTTTAACTCGCTGATAAGACTAGCTAAAGGCTTTCCCATTGTCTTCCTGACGGGACCAAGACAATCTGGAAAAACCACCTTGGCCAGGGA is a genomic window of Gammaproteobacteria bacterium containing:
- a CDS encoding AAA family ATPase is translated as MIPRDAFNSLIRLAKGFPIVFLTGPRQSGKTTLARELFSENDVNRTIFQCEFFGA
- a CDS encoding nitrate reductase cytochrome c-type subunit, coding for MSANNMCQGCHHNPGMIGQKIKGMPTSIPQSHYTDLRNTSEVQIKTPVGARYVCTQCHVPQANVQPLVGNTFQE